One genomic window of Oryctolagus cuniculus chromosome 11, mOryCun1.1, whole genome shotgun sequence includes the following:
- the CYB5R3 gene encoding NADH-cytochrome b5 reductase 3 isoform X2 yields MKLFQRSKPAITLESPDVKYPLRLVDKEVINHDTRRFRFALPSPQHILGLPIGQHIYLSARIDGSLVIRPYTPVSSDDDKGFVDLVVKVYFKDTHPKFPAGGKMSQYLENMQIGDTIEFRGPNGLLVYQGKGKFAIRPDKKSSPVVRTVKSVGMIAGGTGITPMLQVIRAIMKDPDDHTVCHLLFANQTEKDILLRPELEELRSQHSARFKLWYTVDKAPEAWDYSQGFVNQEMIRDHLPPPEDEPLVLMCGPPPMIQFACLPNLERVGHAKERCFAF; encoded by the exons GTGATCAACCACGACACCCGGCGCTTCCGCTTCGCACTGCCCTCGCCCCAGCACATCCTGGGCCTCCCCATCG gccaGCACATCTACCTGTCGGCTCGAATCGATGGCAGCCTGGTCATCCGGCCCTACACGCCCGTCTCCAGCGACGACGACAAGGGCTTCGTGGACCTCGTTGTCAAG GTTTACTTCAAGGACACGCATCCCAAGTTTCCCGCTGGAGGGAAGATGTCCCAGTACCTGGAAAACATGCAGATCGGAGACACCATTGAGTTCAGGGGCCCCAACGGGCTGCTGGTCTACCAGGGCAAAG GCAAGTTCGCCATCCGTCCCGACAAGAAGTCCAGCCCCGTCGTCAGGACGGTGAAGTCCGTCGGCATGATCGCAGGAGGGACCG GCATCACCCCGATGCTGCAGGTGATCCGCGCCATCATGAAGGACCCCGATGACCACACCGTGTGCCACCTGCTCTTTGCCAACCAG ACCGAGAAGGACATCCTGCTGCGGCCCGAGCTGGAGGAGCTGAGGAGCCAGCACTCTGCCCGCTTCAAGCTCTGGTACACGGTGGACAAAGCCCCCGAAG CCTGGGACTACAGCCAGGGCTTCGTGAACCAGGAGATGATCCGGGACCACCTGCCGCCCCCCGAGGACGAGCCGCTGGTGCTGATGTGCGGGCCCCCGCCCATGATCCAGTTCGCCTGCCTGCCCAACCTGGAGCGCGTGGGCCACGCCAAGGAGCGCTGCTTCGCCTTCTGA